The following are from one region of the Candidatus Binataceae bacterium genome:
- a CDS encoding epoxide hydrolase — protein MAHGKPEAFRIAVSDEVLADLRDRLARTRFPDEIPDTGWEYGTNLAYLRELVDYWRTKYDWRAQEKALNRFAHFQAKVDDFGVHFIHEKGKGPNPKPLLLIHGWPGSIYEFMEIIPMLTDPAAHGGDAKDSFTVIAPSLPGYGFSEHAKARAMNIQAIAELFHKLMTAVLGYDRYAVQGGDWGAAITSRIGEVHQPHLYGIHINMIAVGPAEGRNAPELTPEEKVFLGNAEKFRTHESGYQWIQGTKPQTLAYGLNDSPAGLAAWIVEKFRTWSDCKGQVESSFTKDQLLTNVMIYWITQTANSSTRLYYEARHHPWRLKPGTRIETPVGVALFPGELLLPPRHWAERAYNVKRWTQMPKGGHFAAMEEPELLAEDIREFYRDLT, from the coding sequence ATGGCGCACGGAAAACCCGAAGCGTTTCGTATTGCAGTCTCCGATGAAGTGCTCGCCGATCTTCGCGATCGTCTCGCGCGGACCCGCTTTCCCGATGAAATTCCCGACACCGGGTGGGAATACGGCACCAACCTGGCCTACCTGCGGGAGCTTGTTGACTATTGGCGTACAAAATATGACTGGCGCGCGCAGGAAAAGGCGCTCAACCGGTTCGCGCACTTCCAGGCCAAGGTCGATGACTTCGGAGTCCATTTCATCCACGAGAAAGGCAAGGGGCCGAATCCCAAGCCGCTGCTGCTGATTCATGGATGGCCGGGATCGATCTACGAGTTCATGGAGATCATCCCGATGCTCACCGACCCGGCGGCGCACGGCGGCGACGCGAAGGACTCGTTCACCGTTATCGCCCCGTCGCTGCCGGGCTACGGATTCTCAGAGCACGCGAAAGCGCGCGCGATGAATATCCAGGCGATCGCCGAACTGTTCCACAAGCTGATGACCGCAGTGCTCGGCTACGATCGCTACGCGGTGCAGGGCGGAGACTGGGGCGCCGCGATTACGTCGCGAATCGGCGAGGTCCATCAGCCCCATCTCTACGGCATCCACATCAACATGATCGCGGTCGGCCCGGCCGAAGGCCGCAACGCTCCCGAGCTCACGCCCGAAGAAAAAGTGTTCCTCGGCAACGCCGAGAAATTTCGCACCCATGAAAGCGGCTACCAGTGGATCCAGGGCACCAAGCCGCAGACGCTCGCCTACGGGCTCAACGATTCGCCCGCGGGCCTCGCGGCGTGGATCGTCGAGAAGTTCCGCACCTGGAGCGATTGCAAAGGCCAGGTCGAGTCGAGCTTCACGAAGGATCAACTCCTGACCAACGTGATGATCTACTGGATCACGCAGACGGCGAATTCATCGACGCGGCTCTACTACGAGGCGCGGCATCATCCGTGGCGATTGAAGCCCGGCACACGAATCGAGACTCCGGTCGGCGTCGCGCTGTTCCCGGGCGAGCTGCTCCTACCGCCAAGGCATTGGGCTGAGCGCGCCTACAACGTGAAGCGCTGGACACAGATGCCAAAGGGCGGCCATTTCGCCGCGATGGAAGAGCCGGAGCTGCTGGCAGAAGACATCCGCGAGTT